In the genome of uncultured Campylobacter sp., one region contains:
- a CDS encoding alginate lyase family protein, whose translation MLYYLKRLYSTPFRIVLIKLFNKITVFLNNFINRCIDFINKNTHINFNVPIIKTSYISTKELDLSNIDPDVAKYLSKMYIEHKFDLLGSGWVKNSYDSAALGLEGYKYDMNVAAPTSAPEDYEPIDWQKDFKSGFRWSEKKWYKDQRIAHKLGSDIKVPWELARLQHLPQLAIFAMADPSLKERNLKEFKNQILDFIRNNPPRMGVNWTCTMDVGIRVANMLAAYDMFCQMDEGGILDQNFKQTFSNSVYEHALHIVNNLEYSPHLTSNHYLSDIAGLLYACAYLNGGGETDAWLAFAVQEVISEMRKEFYEDGGNFESSTSYHRLSGELMAYSAALMLGLKSEKISSLQNYDAKLWRKKPKLLPPEEQEFKILNGQISLPQWFADRLYKIGRFTADITKPNGEVPQFGDNDSGRFFKFSPNGEFLSNKQAARKYLNLSGFEGGDEPFWDENILNHFTLISCMGGIFDDEIFKNDICFERSFIRSLAGRTLQVGDKTYRRPIVSVAKFSELPHRKSIEFKIPNSQEIKNIFYPDGGFFIFKSDKFYLAICATPLGQRGHGGHTHNDKLGYELWIDGLDIARDPGTYLYTPIPGRRNEFRSVKAHNVPIVGDLEQNSWGEGAIGLFGMFAECRCEVADFGENFISLAAEYKGVKILRKFEIKEDRLEIIDMANREFYYSKFELYSNGYGKLMKI comes from the coding sequence ATGTTATATTATTTAAAGCGTCTCTATTCTACTCCGTTTCGCATAGTTTTAATAAAGTTATTTAATAAAATAACTGTTTTTTTAAATAACTTTATTAATCGCTGCATTGATTTTATAAATAAAAATACTCACATAAATTTTAACGTTCCAATCATCAAAACTAGCTATATAAGCACAAAAGAACTCGACCTGTCAAATATCGATCCGGATGTCGCAAAATATCTATCTAAAATGTACATCGAGCATAAATTTGATCTGCTCGGTAGCGGCTGGGTAAAAAATAGCTATGATAGCGCGGCGCTCGGGCTTGAGGGCTACAAATACGATATGAACGTTGCAGCTCCTACGAGCGCGCCCGAAGACTACGAGCCGATCGATTGGCAAAAGGATTTTAAAAGTGGCTTTCGGTGGAGCGAAAAAAAATGGTACAAAGATCAGCGCATAGCCCATAAGCTCGGCAGCGATATAAAGGTGCCGTGGGAGCTTGCGAGGTTGCAGCACCTGCCGCAACTTGCTATTTTTGCGATGGCGGATCCAAGCTTAAAAGAGCGAAATTTAAAAGAATTTAAAAACCAAATTTTAGATTTTATCCGCAACAATCCGCCTAGAATGGGCGTAAATTGGACCTGCACGATGGATGTGGGTATCAGGGTTGCCAACATGCTGGCGGCTTACGATATGTTTTGCCAGATGGACGAGGGCGGAATTTTAGATCAAAATTTCAAGCAGACCTTTTCAAATAGCGTCTACGAGCATGCGCTTCATATCGTAAATAATCTGGAATATTCGCCGCATCTTACGTCAAATCACTATCTAAGCGATATTGCGGGCCTGCTGTATGCGTGCGCATATTTGAACGGCGGCGGCGAGACAGACGCGTGGTTGGCGTTTGCCGTGCAAGAAGTAATTAGTGAAATGAGAAAGGAATTTTACGAAGACGGCGGAAATTTCGAGAGTTCTACGAGCTATCACCGCTTAAGCGGCGAGCTAATGGCGTATAGCGCGGCTCTGATGCTGGGTCTAAAAAGCGAAAAAATTTCATCTTTGCAAAATTACGACGCAAAGCTTTGGCGCAAAAAGCCGAAACTTTTGCCGCCGGAGGAGCAGGAATTTAAAATTTTAAACGGACAAATATCGTTGCCGCAGTGGTTCGCGGACAGGCTGTATAAAATCGGCAGGTTTACCGCCGACATCACAAAGCCAAACGGCGAAGTGCCGCAATTCGGCGATAACGATAGCGGTAGGTTTTTTAAATTTAGCCCAAACGGCGAGTTCTTGAGCAACAAACAAGCCGCACGAAAATATCTAAATTTAAGCGGCTTTGAGGGCGGTGACGAGCCGTTTTGGGACGAGAATATCTTAAACCACTTCACGCTAATTAGCTGCATGGGCGGAATTTTCGATGATGAGATATTTAAAAACGATATCTGCTTTGAGAGGAGCTTTATCCGCTCGCTTGCTGGGCGCACGCTGCAAGTAGGCGATAAAACATACAGACGCCCGATCGTTTCAGTTGCGAAATTTAGCGAACTGCCGCACCGAAAAAGCATAGAATTTAAAATTCCAAATTCGCAAGAGATCAAAAATATATTTTATCCGGACGGCGGATTTTTTATCTTCAAATCCGATAAATTTTACCTTGCCATCTGCGCTACGCCGCTTGGGCAAAGGGGTCACGGCGGACATACGCACAACGATAAGCTGGGCTACGAGCTGTGGATAGACGGGCTGGATATAGCAAGAGATCCCGGTACATATCTTTATACGCCGATCCCCGGCAGAAGAAATGAATTTAGAAGCGTCAAGGCTCACAACGTACCGATCGTCGGTGATCTGGAACAAAATAGTTGGGGCGAGGGAGCGATAGGACTATTTGGAATGTTTGCGGAATGCAGGTGCGAAGTGGCGGATTTTGGAGAAAATTTTATAAGCCTAGCTGCAGAATACAAGGGCGTAAAAATTCTTAGAAAATTTGAGATAAAAGAGGATAGATTGGAGATTATCGATATGGCAAATAGGGAATTTTATTATAGTAAATTTGAGTTGTATTCAAATGGATATGGGAAGTTGATGAAGATATGA